TTATTAATGATATTGATTCCTTTAAAGCAGCATCTATTCTTGCTTGCTCACGTGGGTCTTGTTTACATGTTCCAGTGTAGTATGGTATAAAAAGATGCTTAACCAAGTTGCAGGTGGAAGGACACGATTTTTCAATAACAGTTCGAACTTTCTCTTCAGTCTGAtcacattttataaaaatggcaCTTCTATTCACTGCATTCTGACAGACTTGACACACAGGCACATCAAAGCATTTCTTTTCACAAGGTTGTAGAAGACATATTCCACTTAAGTTTTTGTCAATATACAATCTGTTGATGTATGTGTATGAGTCCATCTGTTGCTGGCTTATGTTTAGTTGAACAACTGCATGTTGATATAATTCATACGCACGACGATGCGCTGatgaaacattttcatattGTGCCTTTCTTgtcatttgtatttttttgagggAATTTAATTTATCTCTGGTTTCGAAAAATCTTTGTTCCGATATATTAAGCCGTTTGTTTGTCTCTTTGGAAACCTCTTCAAAGTTTCTTTGCATAACCATGTTAAGACGATGTGACATTACCATTGATTCTCCCCTAATCTCGCGAATGACGTTTTTCCAGCTAAAAATATCCCCAAGGTTGGTATGACCGGACACTTCAAAAGGATATTCTGAACTCAATGGAACTGTAAAGTTGTATGATAGATCTGATTCAGTGATGTTTAGAACTGTAttgtaaaaatcattaaatatttTGATGGAAGCATTCATAAAACCATTGAATCTATGTTCAATCCTACTGATATCTAAATGGAGCATATCTCCATTTTTAACGTGCAGACGTGCACTAAGCTTTCTTTCGGAAGTGAAGGTTGCAGTCACCTGAACGCGATTTTCATTGACTCCATACTGTAGTTCAACTAACACATCATCTATGCATAAGTTGTACAAACATATCCTTCCCACATAGGAAATGATAATATCTTTTTGATCAAACGTAATAGGAGTCGATGTTGGATTTATTTCTAttcttctaatttttgttacatACCTCAAAATGAATGAAATGTTTTGATCAAATTCTgagatttgttttgattttaaccAATACTGTAATGTTGAAAGGAAAGATTCAAtgtcaaacaatttttcttttacgTCCTTGAACAATTCTGTAGTTTTTTGATAAAGATAACTGCTTTTTCTGATTTCTTGCACCAGTGCATTTAAAGACAGCACAACAGAATCTTTTAATGGAAGAAATATTTTAGCTAGATCAATATGTTTGGTCTTTAATCCAGTTTCCAGTTGTGTTAAAtaggtttttaaaacaatttgatAAGTCCTCAGTAATAAGGTAGTCTTTGGCAAATTTTCAATACCACTGACCTTTCCACCTTTCcctttaattgacattttaataaATGATTGAAAGGGATGCAAAGGATGGAATGTTATCGTGGAATAACCATAGTCGAAAGTTGACGCTGTTAGGAGTGGATTTAGCATTAATTCAAAATAATCGAATGAatctaaaaaaaaggaaaattaaacACGCACGGCTTGTAAGGTAattctttttgcttttaaattttcttttttactagATTGTTACCTTAAAAAAAGCTTACACTTAACATTACCTGGTTTACGCATGGATCCATCAAGATGCTGATCAAAACctcttaattttaataatttcccCAGAAAATCCAATTTAATCTCGTAGTTGAGTGAACCAGAATAAGTCAATTGAAAAGGTGCATCAAATTTTTGTAGCAGTAACTATAAAGAGAAAACTTGTAATTAACACTGCTTCTATCAAAgattgaaattattaaaaaagttaaattttaaataaaatagctTTGAACCTGCATAAAAATTGTTGTACACATAGTTCAAATCATTATTTTATGCATTCTTGCCCGCCTGTTAGGTTGCCACACTAAGGTTTCGTTTGGAGGAGCATTATAACACCAGGCAGAGTTGACAACAGAAGTACTTTAAAATATGTTATCAAACGTTTACCTCATTAAGGTTTTCAGATTCCAAAGAAATATTGCCATCAATTGTAAATTTCCCTGTGTCCAAGGAGGATATGATACGACTTTTGATCTTCATGGCTGAATGAATACAAATTCTTTGCTCACCGGTAAAGACACaattcttcattttattttccgaTGGAATAAAAGATATTGTAGATACTGTAAAGTAACTGACTGGTATGCCAAGCGTTGTAAAATCATTAGAGATGTCAAGCCctttaccaacatttacactgaCAATTCCATTCATCAGATTAACAGCAAAACAAGTTGCCGTCAAATCAGAAACTTTCTGTATGCTTGACTGAAACTGAAAATTCATAAACATCTTAGGTGTGTACACAACATAGAGATGACTTTTTGTTTTGGTGTCATGCAGTTGAGCGCATAACGGATAATCTTCCAATTTTTTTGCACTTACAATTTTTGAATGCAAGTTTTCTGGATTGTATTTATGTATCTTATTCGTAACTGTCACAACAAACCAACTAGGAAATAGATTTTCCAGTGCCTTGAAAACAAAGTTTGGAAAGTAAAAACTGCCTATCAAAGCATTTAGTATTTTCTTTCCATTCATCGTTACGTTGCATTGTGTAGGACATGTTCCAAACTCATTTTCTTCTAGCAATTGCAATGTTTCTTCTACAGGCTCCAGGGTACTGTTGCCCGAAAATGTGTCAAGATTTTTTTTCGTGACACCATTCATTGATAAGGGCATCTTGCTCATAAAAGGAGCAGATACTGACACCAATCCAGATGTGCCATTGGTGTTCCATTCACAGGTAGATGATAAAGAAATGTTATCTATTAGCTTTCGCTCTTGGCAACCttgattaaaaatataatttccaaTTTTAACTGGCTTGGGCACGTCGTTTTGGAACACATACACAAAGTCATCTGGTAAAGGAAGAATGGGCAActtattcttatttattttatacttcACTTTATACGTGCCAGGTTTATTAGATGCGATTTTAAATGACGCTTTCCTTTCAGGATATTTTAATGTCACAGAATTTGGTGAAAACGTCAACATCCCAGTTTCCTCTTGAATACTTATTTCAATATTCCCTTCAGCTTGAGTAGTGACAGCTACATATTCAGAGTCAATACCAACAAAAACAGGTGGCAGCTCTGAAATAATAACCATGGTAACTTCACAATTTTGTCCTGTATATCCAGTTCCATCACAGTTACAACTGTACTCTGTTGTTGATAGGTGTATACAATCTCCATTGTGATGGCAGGGATTTGGTTCACAAGGAGTGATGGCTAAGTAGAAAATGCAAATAAACAGTCAGTAGTCTTAGCGATAAtaataaatgtaaaaacaataacTTAACATCCCGTTTAAGagcaaaaagaaaatatgtttttccTATTCCATTTagattaaacagaatttacgcattttaaataaatatagcaGCACATTTCTATATTGTATGCAAGAAAAGGTTGTTTTGATTTAAAAGTGTGCTGCTACGGTCGTCACTTAAcgaattaatattatttttgccAATTCAACCAAATAAACACATATTTTAGCACCATACTTTTACATTGTGCATCTGTATTAGTCCATGATAATATGTTACTTCCATTTGAAACACATTTTGAAGTGCGCTTGCCAACTAGATAATAACCACTTTGACATCGTCTCATACAAGTGGAGCCAAACCTTTGATCACATGGTATAACAATGGATCCATGAGTTAACTGAGAAAGAGCTGAGCATGCTTTTCCTATAATAAATGTTAATCAATTATCTGCtcagacaaaaaatatttattaccatGTCCTGACTGAAATATCATAGACCAAGAGTTCGGTTGAAaagcgaagaaaaaaaaagaaaccagAACAAGTAGACAGAAATACTTGTATCAACAGTATTTTTATCAACttccagaaatatggttacTTGCACTTTAAGAAAGTGGCACCTTATATAATTAGAGATAGGACAAATTCGTTTGATACAAAAGTAGCAGAAAGGAAACTTTAAAACAGAAAACgaaaattttaatcaatttaTTGTTTCTATCCAGTTCtgtaaaaagttaattactttaattgctaTAATATAaatggcaaattttgaacttctaATTCTCTTATCTTTCTAATAAATAGCCAAATACGATTTCGATTATTGCCTGTTGATAACAactgtcgaaacgtagcctatAATAAACTTGCTCCTTTATGATACGCCAACTTTATATTATCTAATAAATGTTAATTTATCCCAATATTTTATTAGTGTAAAGGAAGGTTCTAAAGAACTgcaaaaattcttttaaaagaaaatcataATCCAAAAAGGCTTGATTAAAGTGTTGTTAGAaggtaaaatttaaaacaaagctGTGTTTGGAAATTTTGCTTAtccaaagaataaaaaatttcttacgTTTACATTTAGCTTTATACCCTGACCAAGTCGTGATGGGCAAACAAGTACGTCTAGTTGATCCTTGCAAATCAAAACCCAGTGAACAGGAAAAGTTGCAAACTGAATCTGTCACAAAACCAGTACAATTCATTGTTCCAAACACAGGTTTTGAGATGCGTATACAAGGAAGAGCTAAGgaatatgaataaaaaaattcaaataacaaaaagtaaaatatcaataatagaaaaattaagTTGGGAAATATAACAATGAGATATAAAATTAGTGTAACACAAAGgtaaaaaaggaaatatattttatctacaacaatataaaataaattgaaatatataAGGGTCTAGTACAATCAGCCCAAAATTATTGGCTAAAAATTGTAAAGTTATTTCAAAATGTCTGGTCTTGAAAGCATATCAGAGCTAAGCATCGTTTCATtgtatattgttttgttttgaaactaCGACCATGCAAAAGAGGATTAAATATACTGGGGTTGCATGTAGTAAGTGTAAAGTAGTTGTAAAGTTGTAAAGTTATTGTTGAAGTTATTAGAAAGGTGTTAAATTATTTCTCTTCGACACTTTTTGTATAGGATGCCAAGACATTTTGCAAATATACAGGAATAGAAGAAAAACTATTGACCAGTACAAACGTTTCTTGTATTTGCTTACTTTTTAAAGGTGCTcgtatttatcttaaatttGTCCAAAACTTACATACACAGTTTTATTCGCTTTAATAACTACTGTAAATTTGTAATTGATATTTTCTCTTATTCTGCCTGCaccaaattttcttttaatatgaaTGTTGATCATAAATGTCAGAATATAACTGTTAGTCTATCGAGGTAAAAGAGAGAGTTTGACCTGCTTAACTAAAGTCCCTTGGGAAAAATAAGACAAGTTAATCAAACTAATAAATAATACACAATATTGTACATTAAAAgccttaatttttttcacatagaTTAAATATTAGAaccaaataaaatttcaaatgaCCCTGTTGTTGCTTCGTTTTAGAACAGAGTAATCATACAAGTAGAAATATTTTCCTTGAAAATGTGAGCATATGATTACCTCGACATGTAAAAGTATCAGTATTCAAGATATACCCTCCTCTGCATAAGCATGTGTAGTTACCGATCGTGTTTTGACATACGTGATCACATCTATGACTTCTTTCTTGGCATTCGTCAACATCTAAAGTTAAATTAACTTACCATAATGAACAAAGTTGAGACCATTTTGCCTGCAGTTCTGTacaaatcaataaaattttaaatttaccgtCACATTTATGCTTATCTTGATTCAACCGATATCCAGCATTACAAGAGCATAAGTATGAGCCTTCGATGTTTGTGCATTGATGTTGACATATTCCAACTGTAGTAGTGCATTCATTGATATCTTGAATAAAAAGAAGATATATAACTGAAGCATACAAGTATGAAAAATATACCAATACATACTTCTTGTGTCAATCGAAAAATAACCATCACGTCATCAGTATAATGTTAGGTACACCCTTTGCCctgtcaaattttttttatatatgtttaGAAAACTTTTGCAACAAACTGATCATTAAAACTTACCTATACATGTTCTGTTGTTTGGATGCATTTGATATCCTTTCTTGCAAACACACTGATATGAGCCAGGGTAGTTGCGACACATACTCTTTGAAAGGTCGCAAGGAGCTTGAATGGAACACTCATTGATATCCTCGCAACTCTTTTTGTCATATAACAATCGAAATCCTTTTCGACATGCGCATAGGAATGAGCCAATCTGATTGACGCATACCTGATTACATCCTCCGTTAAGGGACCTACATTCATTGATGTCTAATGAGAAAAATCAAATTATTATCGCTAGTGTACAATCTTGATTCAATTCCAACATCCTATTTTTTGCACTTTAAGAAACTGCCAatgtaattatttaaaaatatgaaaggAGAATATTggagtttatttatattttaaaagccCCTTTGACCAGAAGTCCTAGATAACAGGTTTAAATGCAGAGGTACTAGAACCACaatattaacaaaattttacaaaaataattaaatttatagGATCATATACTTTTCACAAACGGTTACAGAAATATTGAGTTTTAAAGGTACTTTGATAATGTCATGAACCCATCGGTTTAGAAACAGACTTAATTTAGTCTTACTGACGTCACcaacttgtttccaagttatttggtctCAAAGTGATAACTGCATTGTAAtagctttattaatttaaattaacataCTGACGTTAAATTGGTGTCATTGACGTCACAACGCTTAATTTGTCGGTTAACTTTTGAGGCGTGTATTTTGCAGctagatcaaaggaaaatgaacacatccacatCACCTGTTACATTCCAACCGACACActtattgtattattttttaattttaattgaaaagCGGGAATGAGTCAGTAAGATAGCAATTTGTTTCGTGTGCATGAGAGAACGGCAACAATAGACAACAAAATTGATAAtatgtattttgaaaaatatatatttcattttattaaaagtaaaagcttttctgcttttacttttcatataatgaaatacatatttttataaatatttttaaacatggcaaattttattacaaaattaataaTGCAATGACTTTTGGCTTTTGCAAAAGGATAGCAAATTCAAGATAGAAATAATAGTTAACAAATGTAACAAATTAAcacatctatttttttaaaaaaaaaatgcctcAGTCAGTAATACCTTATTGGTCAAAAATAATATTACCTGTGCATGTCCTAGAATCATTGGATAATCTGTACCCGGTTTGACAATGACAAGAAAATGAACCAGGTGTGTTGTAGCAATGGTGCTGGCATGCATTAAGTGTTGAAGAAGAACACTCgtcaatatctgaaaaaaaaaacaagaaaagtgTTTAAAAAGCAGATGAGACTTGATCATTTGCttattaaaatacatttcaGATACCAAAAATCACTTTCACATCGTAACAGAGGTTTCTTCCTGTGAAAAATCCACCTGGGCAGAAGtaaagaacttgaaacttggtTTTAAATAGTATACGGATCATGTATTGTTATGACCATTTAATGAAATAAGGTCTCAAAATTTTGCAGATGTCAACAAAGATCAACCAACGTacataaaagaatattttttacatattgtTTACCTGGGCCTCAACAGTGTAGATCTTGAAattctgatcaagaaaatgtataggaataAAAATTCTTTCGCAAACGTCAGGAACCCTCCATTCCAAAACGTATAATGAACAAAAAACactgaaaaaatccacttagacaggagTACATGGAAAAGGGAACCATAACTTTGATGGCGTCTGGCAGGACCGGGGTGGAAACAAAAACACTGGAAGGGTTAAGAAGATATAGCTAAAGGTTTAAAACTTTTGCTAACGTGAGCAAAGTCTCAaaagcacaaaaaaattttctttacagATTTGTATACCTTAATCATACAGTCAGGAATAACCGCAAATTAGATAGTCTAATTAGTCTACGATAGCCTATTTAGGCGATTTATCTCCCTTAATTAGTTTATCAACATGGTTTTTGCTGAAAAGGGTTAAATTTCCAGCGCGCATATTTTCAACATAGTGGTGCATAGCCTAAATAGACTATTTCTTGTCTAATCAGCCGATTTAAAGATTTTTGACGCATAATTTTTAGTCCCGTAaagcaaactataaaaaattttgctcGTAACGAAGATGATGTAATGAGCAACATTAATTCCGAAAAAAGATGGTGCGACCAGACGTGGTTGTCTAGATAattgtaaaagaagaaaacacatCTCCTAAATAGGAGCTGATCTCCTAACTAGTCTATGAAAAAAGCTACTATCCTAATTTGGTGTGATAGCCTAATTtgcggttatccctgactggtatagatcttgaagcgctgatcaagaaaatttatagGGTCATGTACTTTTGTTGAACGCTTtaaagagatattggggttagacaaaaatttttaaagacgTCATCAactcgtccattccgaaacggatttaggCACTCAGGTTTAGGAAACTTAACCAATTTAGCCACAGGTTGTCCATAGTTATTAACGCGGTGAAAAACAACTGACTTCACTACCTCGTTTCAAAGTTAATTGGCCTCAAAGTTATTACTACAATGCACAATGCACTACAATGTTATTACTACAAGGCTTCACCAATCTTATTAAAAGCATTGAcgtcagtctaaatgcattgacGTCGCGCTGTAACATCAGAAAGATTAACAAGTTAGACACAAtactttttcggctacatcaaaggaaaataagcacatccactttgcctgttctGTTAATTTTGAAAGATTTCTTGTGATACGCAAATTATACAGAACTTTCAAAAAAGTACCATAAAATTATAAACTGTGGATTTATTCCGCGAATCACATGGAGAGTACTTAGAAAGTGTGCACAATCTAACAACCAAAAAATGTAACTTGTGTTTAAATGAAAAACTTGTTATAGCATTATCTAATGACAACAACCTATATACTtaataaacaatcaaaatttataacaaaatgtAGGCATATAAACAAAGTATAAGATAGTTAATTACGACACAAGGGACAGATGTCATTGTAACGTTCATATCTCAACTgacaattattaaagaaatagatGAAACTCTGAGTCTTGAGATTTAcgagtttttctttcttttattacaAATAAATATTGCTGTACCCATTTAAAAACGGGTGCGGAGCACTCTACTTGAACAAGAGGTGTAAAAGAagtaatttaatttatatatatatatatttttttttttctctcttaaGAGCCAGCTGCTTCTCACAATTTATCATGGTTTAAAAAATGCAACATCGAAAGTAGCAAAAGTTTTCTAGggttgtgttttaaaaattaactcaCTTACCCACACAGACAGTTCCTCCATCAGAATTCAATTGAAATCCTGTACTGCATGAACATGAAAAACTTCCAACAGTATTTCTACAGGAAGCAACACAACTTGAAGAAAAGCTGTCACATGAGCATGGAGGAACAGAACATTCATTCACATCTATGGTTATAAATACATGTCAATAAAATAgatttgtatttaaaaaatacagataTTAACATTCTGTGGACAGTCATCATTAAACATTGTTGATATTCAGCTCAATAGTAAGTATGTTCATAGGATATTCTAGCACCAACAACTTTCTCGTTGTTTCTTATATTCCGTCATAAATAgggttacaaaaacaaaaaagatcataaaaacaattgaaatttagtatttgtgTCTACAATGCCGAAGTATGACTTCTGCTTCTCATACCTGAACAGGATCTATCAGTAGGAATGTTAGGATTAGTTTTCGTGAAACCATCTCTGC
The genomic region above belongs to Hydractinia symbiolongicarpus strain clone_291-10 chromosome 4, HSymV2.1, whole genome shotgun sequence and contains:
- the LOC130641759 gene encoding uncharacterized protein LOC130641759 isoform X2: MKILIILVCCLTLATCQLSPSGAHVCSRSVAYNAYQAQQLYRVAYQNYRTKTGWFGWSRKSVYRTYSTGYYQQQLVTRYKYTYVCCSGWSRVNNGCPTPICASGCGNGRCTSPNKCTCHSGYYGDKCQHDINECSSSPCDHNCQNLPGTYACTCRDGFTKTNPNIPTDRSCSDVNECSVPPCSCDSFSSSCVASCRNTVGSFSCSCSTGFQLNSDGGTVCVDIDECSSSTLNACQHHCYNTPGSFSCHCQTGYRLSNDSRTCTDINECRSLNGGCNQVCVNQIGSFLCACRKGFRLLYDKKSCEDINECSIQAPCDLSKSMCRNYPGSYQCVCKKGYQMHPNNRTCIDINECTTTVGICQHQCTNIEGSYLCSCNAGYRLNQDKHKCDDVDECQERSHRCDHVCQNTIGNYTCLCRGGYILNTDTFTCRALPCIRISKPVFGTMNCTGFVTDSVCNFSCSLGFDLQGSTRRTCLPITTWSGYKAKCKRKACSALSQLTHGSIVIPCDQRFGSTCMRRCQSGYYLVGKRTSKCVSNGSNILSWTNTDAQCKTITPCEPNPCHHNGDCIHLSTTEYSCNCDGTGYTGQNCEVTMVIISELPPVFVGIDSEYVAVTTQAEGNIEISIQEETGMLTFSPNSVTLKYPERKASFKIASNKPGTYKVKYKINKNKLPILPLPDDFVYVFQNDVPKPVKIGNYIFNQGCQERKLIDNISLSSTCEWNTNGTSGLVSVSAPFMSKMPLSMNGVTKKNLDTFSGNSTLEPVEETLQLLEENEFGTCPTQCNVTMNGKKILNALIGSFYFPNFVFKALENLFPSWFVVTVTNKIHKYNPENLHSKIVSAKKLEDYPLCAQLHDTKTKSHLYVVYTPKMFMNFQFQSSIQKVSDLTATCFAVNLMNGIVSVNVGKGLDISNDFTTLGIPVSYFTVSTISFIPSENKMKNCVFTGEQRICIHSAMKIKSRIISSLDTGKFTIDGNISLESENLNELLLQKFDAPFQLTYSGSLNYEIKLDFLGKLLKLRGFDQHLDGSMRKPDSFDYFELMLNPLLTASTFDYGYSTITFHPLHPFQSFIKMSIKGKGGKVSGIENLPKTTLLLRTYQIVLKTYLTQLETGLKTKHIDLAKIFLPLKDSVVLSLNALVQEIRKSSYLYQKTTELFKDVKEKLFDIESFLSTLQYWLKSKQISEFDQNISFILRYVTKIRRIEINPTSTPITFDQKDIIISYVGRICLYNLCIDDVLVELQYGVNENRVQVTATFTSERKLSARLHVKNGDMLHLDISRIEHRFNGFMNASIKIFNDFYNTVLNITESDLSYNFTVPLSSEYPFEVSGHTNLGDIFSWKNVIREIRGESMVMSHRLNMVMQRNFEEVSKETNKRLNISEQRFFETRDKLNSLKKIQMTRKAQYENVSSAHRRAYELYQHAVVQLNISQQQMDSYTYINRLYIDKNLSGICLLQPCEKKCFDVPVCQVCQNAVNRSAIFIKCDQTEEKVRTVIEKSCPSTCNLVKHLFIPYYTGTCKQDPREQARIDAALKESISLITTSAGTLIGSIFGPVGSKIGRLIGRVVGIIIGMFVSCSRTYEVAIKRIPYTKPCLLPCKSTEELTRKVSNCYNETVLVSGHSNVTRLCHCVNSCVSKVANMSCILKHTNCIKKRQEFLKSSDKIPKIFTDLYESIENQKQHVEVLRTKLRSVLHSKEFFETELEKMNITLLNAEQEHNMVKQKDLSASALLSDEICIMTMFNRHPNVSNVISFFNPVTFNTTLPFLQNMLLRVGVKNKLDGKTTEFYFLYSFDDKDLSLKRATKDILVKSLCKNKRERRSLSANQMEENIYVTTLDGDKLNNISLQKACLNLQQTADLVTYSLLLLQNLTEDALELREITSGASETVELNDNDVTNHSVLNAQSEMAFLLKYEVSVYRNRTTVTYVLTQWKQNMEFYRNEQNISSCLAFVDCLISSLSDLKNLPSNFINKDNFYSMLSNITKSFERLTEEKEADTFSLESLLLEINKLMKDIDTIMKESFHCKAIPKLTSRNTAYYDVENGNNITINCGTVQSELPVSYTWKHNEKIIDEETKNILTVTVELSDRGNYVCDVTSKVGMVSSNATYINVYEKPSFIEDLEDVTFLLPNAQNLSANFVCNVSAFPKPSYKWFFQKFDLLEEPTELAATSLVYSIPDLDLKYSGYYHCKAFNDFGKVTSRLARLDVLEFQYPASILTIDVIVSNIVIKNNSVHATEVNASFFAPIVQKMNLFDTQNITTSFNESLLTITILSFPKLMYSNETTEDILNTNVKLRQDLSVAAAVFIREISNTSIVFISDNTSYFSIVEESLSANAKFNICGHGYEIHKNGMICVQCPAGTFANVKGVCVACGKYYYQDLPGQTYCNKCYLKGTEKMKNNVSKHYCKNHEVPTTAICASGCGNGRCTSPNKCTCHSGYYGDKCQHDINECSSSLCDHNCQNLPGTYACTCRDGFTKTNPNIPTDRSCSVKPTEQIKGDKQVNGDDGQGYTVLIIILCICVVVIILILLVSYVCWWKKKCCLQKEKDRNTILHFTNRTYEPDNDLDEFAEYTVPPSLSYAQVGETKQAVIKSRN
- the LOC130641759 gene encoding uncharacterized protein LOC130641759 isoform X3; its protein translation is MKILIILVCCLTLATCQLSPSGAHVCSRSVAYNAYQAQQLYRVAYQNYRTKTGWFGWSRKSVYRTYSTGYYQQQLVTRYKYTYVCCSGWSRVNNGCPTPICASGCGNGRCTSPNKCTCHSGYYGDKCQHDINECSSSPCDHNCQNLPGTYACTCRDGFTKTNPNIPTDRSCSDVNECSVPPCSCDSFSSSCVASCRNTVGSFSCSCSTGFQLNSDGGTVCVDIDECSSSTLNACQHHCYNTPGSFSCHCQTGYRLSNDSRTCTDINECRSLNGGCNQVCVNQIGSFLCACRKGFRLLYDKKSCEDINECSIQAPCDLSKSMCRNYPGSYQCVCKKGYQMHPNNRTCIDINECTTTVGICQHQCTNIEGSYLCSCNAGYRLNQDKHKCDDVDECQERSHRCDHVCQNTIGNYTCLCRGGYILNTDTFTCRALPCIRISKPVFGTMNCTGFVTDSVCNFSCSLGFDLQGSTRRTCLPITTWSGYKAKCKRKACSALSQLTHGSIVIPCDQRFGSTCMRRCQSGYYLVGKRTSKCVSNGSNILSWTNTDAQCKTITPCEPNPCHHNGDCIHLSTTEYSCNCDGTGYTGQNCEVTMVIISELPPVFVGIDSEYVAVTTQAEGNIEISIQEETGMLTFSPNSVTLKYPERKASFKIASNKPGTYKVKYKINKNKLPILPLPDDFVYVFQNDVPKPVKIGNYIFNQGCQERKLIDNISLSSTCEWNTNGTSGLVSVSAPFMSKMPLSMNGVTKKNLDTFSGNSTLEPVEETLQLLEENEFGTCPTQCNVTMNGKKILNALIGSFYFPNFVFKALENLFPSWFVVTVTNKIHKYNPENLHSKIVSAKKLEDYPLCAQLHDTKTKSHLYVVYTPKMFMNFQFQSSIQKVSDLTATCFAVNLMNGIVSVNVGKGLDISNDFTTLGIPVSYFTVSTISFIPSENKMKNCVFTGEQRICIHSAMKIKSRIISSLDTGKFTIDGNISLESENLNELLLQKFDAPFQLTYSGSLNYEIKLDFLGKLLKLRGFDQHLDGSMRKPDSFDYFELMLNPLLTASTFDYGYSTITFHPLHPFQSFIKMSIKGKGGKVSGIENLPKTTLLLRTYQIVLKTYLTQLETGLKTKHIDLAKIFLPLKDSVVLSLNALVQEIRKSSYLYQKTTELFKDVKEKLFDIESFLSTLQYWLKSKQISEFDQNISFILRYVTKIRRIEINPTSTPITFDQKDIIISYVGRICLYNLCIDDVLVELQYGVNENRVQVTATFTSERKLSARLHVKNGDMLHLDISRIEHRFNGFMNASIKIFNDFYNTVLNITESDLSYNFTVPLSSEYPFEVSGHTNLGDIFSWKNVIREIRGESMVMSHRLNMVMQRNFEEVSKETNKRLNISEQRFFETRDKLNSLKKIQMTRKAQYENVSSAHRRAYELYQHAVVQLNISQQQMDSYTYINRLYIDKNLSGICLLQPCEKKCFDVPVCQVCQNAVNRSAIFIKCDQTEEKVRTVIEKSCPSTCNLVKHLFIPYYTGTCKQDPREQARIDAALKESISLITTSAGTLIGSIFGPVGSKIGRLIGRVVGIIIGMFVSCSRTYEVAIKRIPYTKPCLLPCKSTEELTRKVSNCYNETVLVSGHSNVTRLCHCVNSCVSKVANMSCILKHTNCIKKRQEFLKSSDKIPKIFTDLYESIENQKQHVEVLRTKLRSVLHSKEFFETELEKMNITLLNAEQEHNMVKQKDLSASALLSDEICIMTMFNRHPNVSNVISFFNPVTFNTTLPFLQNMLLRVGVKNKLDGKTTEFYFLYSFDDKDLSLKRATKDILVKSLCKNKRERRSLSANQMEENIYVTTLDGDKLNNISLQKACLNLQQTADLVTYSLLLLQNLTEDALELREITSGASETVELNDNDVTNHSVLNAQSEMAFLLKYEVSVYRNRTTVTYVLTQWKQNMEFYRNEQNISSCLAFVDCLISSLSDLKNLPSNFINKDNFYSMLSNITKSFERLTEEKEADTFSLESLLLEINKLMKDIDTIMKESFHCKAIPKLTSRNTAYYDVENGNNITINCGTVQSELPVSYTWKHNEKIIDEETKNILTVTVELSDRGNYVCDVTSKVGMVSSNATYINVYEKPSFIEDLEDVTFLLPNAQNLSANFVCNVSAFPKPSYKWFFQKFDLLEEPTELAATSLVYSIPDLDLKYSGYYHCKAFNDFGKVTSRLARLDVLEFQYPASILTIDVIVSNIVIKNNSVHATEVNASFFAPIVQKMNLFDTQNITTSFNESLLTITILSFPKLMYSNETTEDILNTNVKLRQDLSVAAAVFIREISNTSIVFISDNTSYFSIVEESLSANAKFNICGHGYEIHKNGMICVQCPAGTFANVKGVCVACGKYYYQDLPGQTYCNKCYLKGTEKMKNNVSKHYCKNHEVPTTAICASGCGNGRCTSPNKCTCHSGYYGDKCQHVKPTEQIKGDKQVNGDDGQGYTVLIIILCICVVVIILILLVSYVCWWKKKCCLQKKKDRNMHVTNQTEKDRNTILHFTNRTYEPDNDLDEFAEYTVPPSLSYAQVGETKQAVIKSRN